One Fusarium poae strain DAOMC 252244 chromosome 4, whole genome shotgun sequence DNA window includes the following coding sequences:
- a CDS encoding hypothetical protein (TransMembrane:6 (i9-29o49-76i83-105o137-159i171-189o209-228i)~BUSCO:28730at5125) — MKGQQLDDWLMLVAQIIFTVSCSFILEGVEKGIGKHNDAFQSDEIKVQALMWQALATATYILDMMFIKLSIGVFLLRLSVKKVYNWIIWISLAIITIWSLVLWFWNLFQCDPVEMQWDFRIQDGTCVSADQIVSAAYAISVMTVLSDWLYALLPIPMLWSVKMTKQAKATVIVILGLGIFASVATLVRLRFLADLTDTEDILFAGTDAMVWTLIEPGVAIIASSLATIRPLLRTMKIRGFESTDHTYGTGHSGVGKTNPNRHNAGVMVMPGFGPNDVSLTNVPPHRHDRPYPDDTYILPPRRPADGPLSPGQSSLAKSEILVLQSNISPPQTPPETQMYPSPSGSFDQIHDLEAQSQDLERNDIRGKGDDRSVIRYPR, encoded by the exons ATGAAAGGCCAACAACTCGACGACTGGCTCATGCTTGTTGCCCAG ATAATCTTCACAGTGTCTTGCTCTTTCATCCTGGAAGGTGTTGAGAAAGGAATAGGAAAACACAACGACGCTTTCCAGTCCGATGAGATCAAAGTACAGGCCCTTATG TGGCAGGCCTTGGCAACTGCAACTTACATTCTAGATATGATGTTCATCAAACTCAGCATTGGTGTCTTCTTGCTTCGACTCAGTGTCAAGAAGGTTTACAACTGGATAATATGGATCAGTCTAGCCATCATTACCATCTGGAGCCTTGTACTCTGGTTTTGGAACCTGTTTCAATGCGACCCAGTAGAGATGCAGTGGGACTTCCGTATTCAAGACGGCACTTGCGTTTCCGCCGACCAAATCGTCTCAGCTGCCTATGCGATAAGTGTCATGACGGTTCTATCTGACTGGCTCTAT GCACTGCTACCCATCCCGATGCTGTGGTCTGTAAAGATGACAAAACAAGCCAAAGCAACTGTCATCGTCATTCTAGGATTAGGTATATT TGCAAGTGTCGCAACCCTGGTACGCCTGCGCTTTCTCGCTGATCTTACTGACACCGAGGACATACTAT TTGCTGGCACCGATGCCATGGTTTGGACCCTGATAGAACCGGGTGTTGCCATCATTGCATCCAGTCTAGCTACCATACGACCACTTCTACGGACTATGAAAATTAGGGGTTTCGAATCTACCGACCATACTTACGGCACGGGACATTCGGGAGTTGGCAAGACCAATCCAAACCGCCACAATGCTGGAGTCATGGTCATGCCAGGCTTCGGTCCCAATGATGTCTCGTTGACCAACGTCCCTCCCCATAGACACGACCGACCCTATCCAGATGATACCTATATTTTGCCTCCTCGACGTCCAGCTGATGGTCCCCTCTCACCCGGACAAAGCAGTCTCGCTAAGAGCGAGATCTTGGTGTTACAGAGCAACATATCGCCCCCACAAACACCTCCCGAAACCCAGATGTATCCATCTCCTTCTGGATCTTTTGACCAGATCCACGATCTCGAGGCGCAGAGTCAAGATCTCGAGCGCAATGATATTAGGGGGAAAGGAGATGATAGATCCGTAATACGATACCCTCGCTAA
- a CDS encoding hypothetical protein (BUSCO:40684at5125) translates to MESPFPPSSSSPGDGRIVVGLLPAGESGLEAMTYQYPLKLISPAPSSSQPSTLVFLLSYGGGLVAGDGINLTIHVKPEAKLSIATQGHTKIFKSPTADVITSQNLEVTIDNNASMCLLPDPVQPFEDSVYAQKQIFKLRQQASLCLLDWVTQGRVARGENWSFRKWSGRNEIWLQDPEMTSTDRLLVRDSIVLSREASNSVGRTLPEMMQHMAITGTLILRGGKTKLLGEFFQTEFAALPRIGARDFRSPEAMAQDNTNISDLERWRMQRLNNEKEGGVLWSAANVRGCVVVKFGAKTVEAGREWIGSMLVQEGSVASEFGDKALMCLR, encoded by the coding sequence ATGGAATCGCCATTTCCTCCCTCGTCCTCTTCTCCTGGCGATGGCCGCATCGTCGTTGGTCTGCTCCCCGCAGGTGAAAGTGGCCTTGAGGCCATGACCTACCAGTATCCTCTCAAACTGATATCGCCAGCTCCTTCGTCCAGCCAGCCAAGTACGCTGGTGTTTCTGCTATCTTATGGAGGCGGCCTTGTTGCTGGAGACGGTATAAATCTGACAATCCACGTCAAACCGGAGGCGAAACTTAGCATTGCTACCCAAGGTCACACAAAAATCTTCAAGTCGCCTACAGCAGACGTCATTACAAGTCAAAACTTGGAGGTCACTATAGACAACAACGCTTCAATGTGCCTTCTACCAGACCCCGTTCAGCCATTTGAAGATAGCGTATACGCCCAGAAGCAAATATTCAAGCTTCGACAGCAAGCGTCTCTCTGTCTTTTGGACTGGGTCACGCAAGGACGTGTCGCCCGAGGTGAGAACTGGAGCTTCAGGAAATGGTCAGGACGTAACGAAATATGGTTGCAAGACCCTGAGATGACTTCCACCGACAGACTCCTTGTCCGAGACTCTATCGTCTTATCCAGGGAAGCAAGCAATTCCGTTGGCCGAACGCTTCCAGAAATGATGCAACATATGGCCATAACAGGAACCCTCATCCTGCGGGGGGGCAAGACAAAATTATTGGGAGAGTTCTTCCAAACCGAGTTTGCTGCCCTTCCCCGCATTGGTGCACGAGATTTTCGGTCGCCAGAAGCAATGGCACAGGACAATACAAATATTTCGGATCTTGAGCGTTGGCGAATGCAAAGATTGAACAATGAGAAGGAAGGCGGTGTTCTCTGGTCTGCAGCCAACGTTAGAGGTTGCGTGGTTGTCAAATTCGGGGCAAAAACAGTAGAAGCAGGACGAGAATGGATCGGGTCAATGCTTGTTCAAGAGGGCAGCGTTGCTTCAGAGTTTGGAGACAAAGCATTGATGTGCCTTCGATGA
- a CDS encoding hypothetical protein (BUSCO:4586at5125), which yields MDSNSSPAPDPDATTRRRSGRVVRAPSKFTPEPASQPTHPKRKRDDQDDEDDDGEEEVAAENEASDSDEEMTDEPDNDSDEDHPAPRSRKKASQTSRAKKPSAKKPKINGSKPLRPARVTHAAKSLPSRPKKSVRIEDAAVKGTGLYSDLFGSGDSSKAVAEEWLNKYNDDGVAAFTDLVNCILQCAGCGQLITDDDVRDAENIAGRLADLQSVYQEQEITDYPLISRTKQSRSFRDVLISFFENLIVNMHQNNLMYRDEFLIENLHAWLASMSSSSLRPFRHTATTISLAVQSALVMVANDLDFRLGRAGKARNSKVKMNAAIQRDAEKNASNRKVCSEMIQSFFDTVFVHRYRDVDPRIRTECVEALGNWIISLPALFLDPGYLRYLGWMLSDTHAPTRHEVLRHLARVFRRDADTLGHFIDRFRPRLVEMACKDADVSVRVAAIAVIDVLRDQDMLEGEEVDAIGKLIFDNELRIRKAVVGFFVACTKDAINEKVKSLGDSDIMEEIPKGKKASLDAPRAEWVDLKCLAETLAIYDSQIEEEQSNQVLGLDAAVDLLEAAVPETRISLASQVLFEKVDEIKQWTLLAGYLLFDHTTSSKARSKGNNPELAFKKAVAPSPAEEAILLDVLSSAVKSSLTHSGEHDRSRKKHQASKDAEDVSISPEDTATELVTVIPHLLSKFGAEPDTAAIVLRLAHFPDIDVFKQLRQNTNKYEKLLDEIVTQFNRHDDKRVLSEAAAALLHSRRYDELEEVTDSKISNLWESTVTALHNFDKTYELSSRGNLEESPLKELSTVLLKISKLASLSNCVDILEAEGDSTESTTTLVIQILANIVHRGKYEPLDDQDVDDLEDEVVSYAIKSCQFYFMWKALAYNTFLSSGLNIADAELDRLSVLRQTFRRHLIETLSSRAAIDQLRLFATGSLCDLHLTFATLRPTIERARPASSSGSPPTEGEKYKALIQEIESGLIPELIAIFDGAEKLYAKKIKKDKLLNEPAEDEDPIADDDEEEEDDEDESLSEEERLAAELKAEKALCELTAKYVLVITARLVDNKGTHAGKLRRRLLRNQNKLGHNFKEVVTYLDEEKLAERTRKKAASAHPTTSKSQKPQLSEALVIEDDDIFDSTPPPEEGSREDLRQKGLLEDDPIEDDDENEDEEAERPAHESDNEVIGD from the exons ATGGACAGTAATTCAAGCCCAGCACCCGACCCCGATGCCACAACGCGTCGCCGATCGGGACGCGTCGTGAGAGCGCCCTCTAAGTTTACACCCGAACCTGCATCCCAGCCAACACACCCAAAGCGCAAGCGAGACGATCaggacgatgaagacgacgatggcgAAGAAGAAGTCGCTGCTGAAAATGAAGCGTCCGATTcagatgaagagatgacCGACGAGCCTGACAATGACAGCGACGAAGATCATCCCGCACCGCGCTCTAGAAAGAAGGCGTCGCAAACAAGTCGCGCAAAGAAACCCTCTGCCAAAAAACCGAAGATCAATGGTTCCAAACCCTTGCGACCTGCGCGAGTCACTCATGCCGCCAAAAGCCTCCCAAGCAGACCTAAAAAGAGTGTTCGGATCGAAGACGCGGCTGTAAAAGGAACTGGCCTATATT CTGATCTTTTCGGCTCGGGCGATTCCAGTAAAGCAGTGGCTGAAGAATGGCTGAACAAATACAATGACGATGGAGTGGCAGCCTTTACTGATCTAGTAAATTGTATTTTGCAATGTGCTGGCTGTGGACAACTCATCACAGACGATGATGTTCGAGATGCTGAGAACATCGCTGGCCGACTGGCAGATTTGCAAAGCGTGTACCAAGAG CAAGAAATCACCGACTACCCCCTCATTTCCAGAACAAAACAGTCGCGATCCTTCCGAGACGTACTCATCAGCTTCTTCGAAAACCTCATCGTCAACATGCACCAAAATAACCTCATGTATAGGGACGAGTTCCTGATTGAAAACCTTCACGCATGGCTTGCCAgcatgtcatcatcaagcctCCGACCTTTCCGCCATACAGCCACCACCATATCTTTGGCAGTTCAGTCTGCCCTTGTCATGGTCGCTAACGACCTCGATTTCAGGCTTGGACGTGCAGGAAAAGCTCGAAACTCAAAAGTCAAGATGAATGCTGCAATACAGCGTGATGCGGAAAAGAACGCTAGCAATCGCAAAGTTTGCTCCGAAATGATTCAATCCTTTTTCGACACTGTCTTTGTCCACCGCTACCGAGATGTTGATCCTAGAATCAGAACAGAATGCGTGGAGGCTCTCGGCAACTGGATTATTTCCCTGCCAGCCCTTTTTCTTGATCCTGGCTACCTGCGCTACCTAGGCTGGATGCTATCAGATACTCATGCTCCCACACGTCATGAGGTTCTTAGGCACCTTGCTAGAGTCTTCAGAAGAGACGCAGACACATTGGGGCATTTTATCGACAGATTTCGCCCCCGTCTAGTGGAGATGGCCTGCAAAGATGCTGACGTCTCTGTGCGTGTAGCCGCGATTGCTGTTATTGACGTCCTTCGTGACCAAGACATGCTTGAGGGCGAAGAGGTTGATGCCATTGGAAAACTTATCTTCGACAATGAGCTTAGAATTCGAAAGGCAGTTGTTGGATTCTTTGTAGCATGCACCAAAGACGCTATCAACGAAAAGGTGAAATCTCTAGGTGACTCCGACATTATGGAAGAGATTCCTAAAGGGAAGAAGGCCTCTCTTGATGCTCCTCGCGCCGAATGGGTTGACCTGAAGTGCTTGGCTGAGACACTCGCCATTTACGACAGCCAAATTGAGGAGGAGCAAAGTAACCAGGTTCTAGGGCTGGATGCGGCCGTAGACCTCTTGGAAGCAGCTGTTCCAGAGACCAGGATCTCGTTGGCGTCTCAGGTTCTATTTGAAAAGGTTGATGAAATCAAGCAATGGACACTGCTCGCTGGATATCTACTATTTGATCACACAACGAGTTCAAAAGCAAGATCCAAGGGTAACAACCCAGAACTTGCATTTAAGAAGGCTGTTGCTCCTTCGCCTGCAGAGGAAGCCATACTACTGGATGTATTGAGTTCGGcagtcaagtcaagcttAACTCATTCAGGAGAACATGATAGGTCAAGAAAGAAGCATCAAGCATCCAAAGACGCTGAAGATGTGAGCATCAGCCCCGAGGACACTGCGACTGAGTTGGTTACTGTTATCCCCCATCTTCTAAGCAAATTCGGAGCCGAGCCGGACACTGCCGCAATCGTTCTGCGCCTAGCACACTTTCCCGACATTGACGTTTTCAAGCAATTGCGGCAAAACACAAATAAATACGAGAAACTACTTGACGAGATTGTTACCCAATTCAACAGACATGACGATAAGAGAGTCCTGTCCGAAGCGGCTGCGGCATTGCTGCATTCGCGTCGCTACGATGAATTGGAGGAAGTTACAGACAGCAAGATCTCAAATCTATGGGAGTCAACCGTGACTGCTTTGCACAACTTTGACAAGACTTACGAGCTTTCATCTAGAGGGAATTTAGAAGAATCGCCTCTCAAGGAACTATCCACTGTCCTATTAAAGATAAGCAAATTGGCAAGTCTGTCCAACTGTGTGGACATTCTTGAGGCTGAGGGAGATTCTACAGAGTCAACAACAACGCTCGTAATTCAAATACTCGCCAACATTGTGCATCGCGGCAAGTATGAACCTCTGGACGATCAGGATGTCGATGACCTGGAGGATGAGGTGGTCTCTTACGCTATCAAGTCTTGTCAGTTCTACTTTATGTGGAAGGCTTTGGCATACAACACATTTCTTTCATCAGGTCTCAATATCGCAGACGCGGAACTCGACCGCCTGTCTGTGCTTCGTCAAACTTTCCGCAGACACCTCATCGAAACGCTTTCCTCTCGCGCCGCCATCGACCAGCTGCGACTATTTGCTACAGGCAGCTTGTGCGATCTTCATCTAACCTTTGCCACCCTACGGCCGACCATTGAAAGGGCTCGTCCTGCTTCAAGTTCTGGGTCGCCTCCCACGGAAGGTGAAAAATACAAGGCATTGATCCAGGAGATCGAGTCAGGTCTCATCCCTGAGCTGATCGCTATTTTTGATGGAGCTGAGAAGCTATacgccaagaagatcaagaaagaCAAGTTATTGAACGAACCtgccgaggatgaagatCCCATAGccgatgacgacgaggaggaggaggatgacgaagatgagagCCTGTCTGAGGAAGAGCGTCTCGCTGCTGAACTCAAGGCTGAAAAGGCACTCTGCGAACTCACTGCCAAATACGTTCTTGTTATTACCGCACGACTTGTAGACAACAAGGGCACACATGCAGGCAAGCTGCGACGACGTTTGCTTCGCAACCAGAACAAACTTGGTCACAACTTCAAAGAGGTTGTCACCTATCTCGATGAGGAGAAGCTGGCTGAGCGAACAAGGAAGAAGGCAGCCAGCGCGCACCCCACAACATCCAAGTCTCAAAAACCCCAACTTAGCGAAGCGCTTGTGATCGAGGACGATGATATTTTTGATAGCACGCCACCCCCCGAGGAGGGTTCACGAGAGGATCTCCGCCAGAAGGGCCTCTTGGAGGATGACCCAAttgaggacgatgacgaaaatgaagacgaagaagcgGAACGACCAGCTCATGAATCAGATAATGAAGTTATAGGGGATTAG
- a CDS encoding hypothetical protein (BUSCO:23519at5125), which produces MSSSTLPNCTPIRDILDGKFRPHSFVTVVGVVVEFRVPVLTRGTDWKCEITLYDSSIQDDDSITFSIFRQKGQFPKVGRGDVVLAQTVKVQQRGSDWSLLTNFNTSISVYEASKIPKPPGDASCALYPANHHKDIPPNGQANAFVSRMYHTINLDRVPAQEEFEVMIAASANVKEKFSLLKDVREGQFCDMVAQIVRPPYDSGDKVTLWVSDYTENLLFFNYSISADGPSLGRDGDPWGYTDKFTTAAKTTDWPGPYGKRSMQITCWEPHAGVIRDQNLGFGSWVHARNLQIKTGRNGNNLEGFLREDRNAFSSKVGLQEVDLKVDPEHVNPHAKAALERKREYERLRKEQLKDIREASKAGEKRKKSMETTKESKKENSRARRKAKRKKEAGRQDQDDGQAEEDTAQIADLNTRVKCENQGKAPSRVSEITSIVHHETTIKGKNVKFPLPFVNLNYRAIVRVVDFSPSNLADFAYPKKESEYDILSDDGEDSVSDDDSEDNEQSGQMTLDTFTRVRNWEWRFFLELEDAVENHEQKKQRLWVLVDNQAAQCLTGLDASNLRQDKELLSTLRDQMFTLWGNLEEKKTAAQEAVRKGKPPVDSDDENEQKTGGNESKTQLTNRSFACCIQQYGIKVTESDPSKASAGNGKRWQRIFGLFGTMIARG; this is translated from the exons ATGTCTTCATCAACACTTCCGAATTGCACGCCAATTCGTGACATATTGGATGGCAAATTTCGACCCCATTCGTTTGTCACCGTGGTCGGCGTCGTTGTGGAATTTAGAGTCCCAGTTCTTACGAGAGGGACGG ATTGGAAATGCGAAATCACACTTTACGATTCTTCAATCCAAGATGACGACTCAATCACTTTCAGCATTTTTCGTCAAAAAGGACAATTTCCAAAGGTAGGTCGCGGTGATGTTGTGCTGGCCCAGACAGTCAAG GTTCAACAAAGAGGGTCAGATTGGTCTTTGTTGACTAACTTCAACACTAGCATTTCGGTGTACGAAGCTTCCAAGATTCCTAAACCTCCCGGCGACGCTTCATGTGCACTGTATCCTGCCAACCACCACAAGGATATCCCCCCAAACGGCCAAGCGAATGCTTTTGTTTCTCGGATGTATCACACTATTAACCTAGATCGGGTTCCAGCTCAAGAAGAGTTTGAGGTTATGATCGCTGCTTCTGCAAATGTCAAGGAGAAATTCAGCCTACTTAAAGATGTTAGAGAAGGACAATTCTGTGACATGGTAGCCCAGATTGTGCGACCACCTTATGATTCAGGCGATAAAGTAACTTTGTGGGTTTCCGACTACACAGAAAATCTGTTGTTTTTCAACTATTCCATCAGTGCAGATGGCCCTTCGCTTGGGCGAGATGGCGACCCGTGGGGCTATACCGACAAGTTTACAACAGCCGCCAAAACGACTGATTGGCCAGGGCCTTACGGCAAGAGATCTATGCAAATCACATGCTGGGAACCTCATGCTGGCGTCATTCGTGACCAGAACTTAGGATTCGGGTCATGGGTCCACGCAAGGAATTTGCAGATCAAGACAGGCCGCAATGGCAACAATTTGGAAGGTTTCCTGAGGGAGGATCGTAATGCTTTCAGTTCCAAGGTTGGCTTGCAGGAGGTGGACTTGAAAGTTGATCCCGAGCATGTTAACCCTCATGCAAAGGCGGCATTGGAGAGAAAGAGGGAATACGAACGCCTCAGAAAGGAGCAGCTCAAGGACATAAGAGAGGCCAGCAAAGCAGGAGAAAAACGTAAGAAGAGCATGGAAACGACCAAGGAGTCAAAGAAGGAGAATTCAAGAGCGAGGCGGAAAGCCAAACGCAAAAAGGAAGCCGGCAGGCAAGACCAAGACGATGGCCAAGCAGAAGAGGATACAGCTCAGATCGCGGACCTGAACACACGAG TGAAATGTGAAAACCAAGGGAAGGCGCCTAGTCGAGTTTCGGAAATAACCAGCATTGTGCATCATGAAACGACTATTAAAGGGAAAAACGTAAAGTTTCCCCTGCCGTTTGTAAACTTGAACTACCGGGCCATTGTTCGAGTTGTCGACTTCTCTCCATCAAACCTTGCAGATTTTGCATATCCAAAGAAGGAGTCGGAATACGACATCCTCTCTGATGATGGCGAAGACTCCGTGTCCGATGACGATTCCGAAGATAATGAGCAGTCAGGCCAGATGACGTTAGATACTTTCACTCGAGTACGAAATTGGGAGTGGCGCTTTTTCTTGGAACTCGAGGACGCAGTTGAgaatcacgagcagaagaagcAAAGGCTATGGGTACTTGTGGATAACCAAGCTGCTCAGTGTCTTACTGGTCTCGATGCGTCAAATttgagacaagacaaggagcTACTGTCTACGCTTCGCGACCAAATGTTCACTCTTTGGGGAAACcttgaagaaaagaagacggCCGCCCAGGAAGCAGTAAGAAAGGGAAAACCTCCAGTTGATAGCGATGACGAGAACGAACAAAAGACTGGGGGCAACGAGTCAAAGACGCAATTGACGAACCGATCTTTTGCATGTTGCATACAACAATATGGCATCAAGGTTACCGAATCAGATCCGTCCAAGGCCAGTGCAGGAAACGGGAAACGGTGGCAGAGAATCTTTGGCCTCTTTGGCACCATGATTGCGCGAGGATAG